The genomic DNA GGTGAATTTCATAAGTTTACGGTACTGATGGACGGGGCCAAGGAAGTGCTGTCTGAGCTACGGTCGCGGGGCTTGAAGCTTGGTATCATCACCAATGGTTCACTCCGCACGCAACAAGCAAAGATCAACCGCGTTATGCTGAAGGACTATTTTGATTCCATTATTGTTTCGGGAGGCGTCCGCGTGGAGAAGCCTAATCCTCGCATATTCGAGTTGTCGTTAAGTGAACTGGAGATTACAGACCCAGGCAACGTCTGGTATGTAGGCGATCATCCGACAAATGATATTCGTGGTGCCCAAAGTGCAGGCTTGCATACAATCTGGCTGGAGGGATTTATGTCGTGGCAGGAAACGGGCATTGTGCCGGATTACAGGATTGGCAGTTTGCGTGAAATCATCGGTTGGCTGGATCATGCCAGCTATTCCGGGAATATGGAGGAGGGAGCATCATGAGTAAGGAGCAGGCGAATCAGACTAGCCCTATGCTATTATCGTTCCCCGAGCAATTCCAGACAGAACGGTTGACGATTCGCGCTCCACAGTGGGGGGATGGGGCAACGGTCAATGAAGCCATTCGTGAGAGTGTGGATGAATTGCGTCCCTGGCTGCCTTTTGCGAGAAATCTTCCTACGCCAGAGGAATCAGAAATTCGCTCACGCCAAGCCAGACTTAAATTTCTGGACCGGTCTGACATGATGTTGTACGTATTTGAGACGGTATCGGGAGCTTTTGTAGCCAGCAGCGGCTTGCACCGGATCGACTGGGCTGCACGTAAATTTGAAATCGGATACTGGCTCAGAACGTCTTGCACAGGTAAAGGCATGATAACAGAGGCAGTACATGGTATCACGGATTTTGCCATACAGCATTTGGAGGCGAATCGGCTGGAGATCCGTTGTGATTCCAGAAATACGCGCAGCGCCAAGGTAGCAGAGCGGGCAGGTTTTACGCTGGAGGGCATTTTGCGGAATGTCGAGTATGATGAAGAGGGAACACTGGCCAGCCAAATGATTTTTGCCAAGGTACGCGGTATTGAATTTTAGCATCAGAACAATATATTTTGACCCGACTCAAGCCTGAGCGCGGATTTAAGTAACAGCATACGGTTCGATTTGTAAATGAAGCGGGCAAAGCGATCAAATCGATGGACAGGGATTTCAGAGGGGATACATTGTTACTACGGGAAGATAACCATATTTACAAGCTACGTTTGTACGATATTGCGGAGGCTCGTTATGATGAATTGGATCACGAAAAATACAGACAAGCTGGTGTGCATACAATATGACATCAGCAGGAATATCAGCACTCTTGCAAGCGCTAACCTAAGGGTATACTCGACGAGATTCCAGCAGCTTGGCGAAGATTTTTCAGCGTTAGGTCAGGTGATTTAGTATGGGGAGAACTCGTAAAAGCGTCGACGTCGACAGGAAGACGATTTGGAAAGTAGGTGCGGAATTTCGCTGGAAGGCCCGGGCCATGTATCTGGCTGCTGTGCTGGTCGCTATCCTGTTGGGCTTGGGAAGTCGGACCTTTTCCTCCCGGTTGCCTGAATTCGTTGCCAATCATTTTGGGGATGCCCTGTGGGCGTGCATGATTTACTTTGGGCTGAGAATGTTGTGGGTGGATCGTCGTGTATCTGTAGCGCTATGGGGCAGCTTGTTGTTCTGTTTCGCCATCGAGTTCAGTCAGATGTATCAGGCTCCCTGGATTAACAGTATCCGGGCGACGACACTGGGCGGGCTGGTGTTGGGAAAAGGGTTCCTGACCGCCGATCTGGTTCGGTACACGGCCGGTATTGCAGTATCCTGGGCGTTGGACCAAGGATATAGAAGGCTGGCAGGCATCACTACACGTATAGACGATGACGAGTCATTCGAATAATCTGAAAAGCGAGGGTTGCGCTTGAGACAAAAGGGAAAGCGTTACAGGTTGTTGGGTAAAATGATCGGATTATGCGCGGGGTTCAGCTTGTTGTTTGCGACCATAATTGTTCCGGGGCAGGCATTGGCGGTTAAACAGCTCGCGGGGCCTCTTCGTTTTGATTTTGGCCCAGGTAGCGTTGCTACAGGCTACACTCAGGTCACCGCCAAGGATGCATACACGCCCGAACGGGGCTATGGATTTACCGATCTTTCCAAGGTGAAAGAAGAGGATCGTGGTGGAAATGACGCTATTCGTTCGGATTTCGTTCGTGTTCAGGGATCATCCTTTGTTGTCAACTTGCCGCCTGCGGATTATACGCTTTCCCTGATCGCCGGGGATACAGACGGAAGCACAGATATTTCGGTAAAGGCCGAGTCCATTGTCAAGGTGGAGCCTACCACCAAAACAGCGGGACAATTTGTCGAGGCTACATTTGAGCTTGCGCTCATCGATGGTCAACTGGAATTGTATTTCTCGGGAAATGACCCGAAGATTAACGCGCTGGTTATTACGCCAAAAGAGACTCGAACGCAGAGTGAGCATCCTTCCGTATATCTTGCGGGGGATTCCACGGTCCAGACCTATAAAGCCTCTATGAAGCCTCAGGCTGGTTGGGGACAGATGATTGCGCCGTTCTTCACAGACGAGGCGACTTTTGTGAACCGTTCTATTGGTGGACGAAGCACGAAGACGTTCCTTGTACAAGGAAGACTGGACGATATTTTGCGGACCATCCGACCGGGTGATTATGTACTCATCCAGTTTGGTCATAATGATGCGGCAATCAACAACCAAGAGCGTTATGTTTCCCCAGCCGATTATAAAGTCTATTTGAAAACCTACATTCAGGGAGCGACACAGCGCGGGGCCACACCTGTGCTGATAACTCCTGTGGGTCGCAGGGATTATGACGCCGCAAGTGCTTCCTATCGAATCAGTTTTCCGGAATACGTGCAGGCCATGAAGGAAACGGCATCCGAGACAGGCGTTGCGCTGGTCGATCTAAGCCAGTTAAGTGTGGCATACTATAATACACTTGGCCCAGAAGGGACACTTCCGTTATTTTTACATCTGGAGCCGGGAGTATATCCTGCATTCCCTGATGGGGTGAAGGACGATACGCATTTTCAGGAGTATGGCGCGGGGCAAATAGCCCGTCTGGTAGCACAGGGTATCCGTCAATTGAATATCCCTTTATCCTCTTATGTACGGACGAATAATCCACAATAAAACGCTATTTCCATACGCATGGTATACTTAGATGATAAGCTGGTCCTACCCAAAGATGGCTCTGTTCCGGCTTGGGTAGGGCCTTTACGTTTTAGGCAGAAGAAGTAGAGGACAGGAGTGAGTACCCGGCTGTAGTTCAAGTGTCCTCCATTACACATAGACATCGCATTTCCATCATCGCTTGCGTATTTTATGTGCATATGGAATTAATCAGAAAAATAAAAGCTTCATTTATCTTGAGCCTTGGGAGGAAACGCTAATGACGGTTGCCCAGTTGAACAGACTCATTGACGGTCAAATACTCTATAATCAGCATCGGAGTTTGTTTTATATGCATGAGGGGAACGCCCTGATGGGACCTTCACCGGAAATGACGTATTGGCTGACACAGAGAAGCCCGGAACTGCTCCTCATGCTCCAAAGCTTGAAGCGTCAGCATGAGTATACCGCTTTTGTCACTGGCGTAGCGGTAAAAACGCTGCACCAGTTTGTGAGCGTCAATCAGTATATTCATTTTCACTCCGATCATCTTGATGAGCTTACGCAATTGTATGATAGACTCTTCACCCGGATTCAGAAGCTGTTCCAAAACCAGGCTATGAATGAGAGCATGCTAAATTTACTGCTGCAACAGCATTACGGGCATTTAAGAGATTTTCTAATTCGTACCAACGGACGGACGATGTTTGCCAAGTATGCAGAGAGTGAGTACACCTTTTGGATACCTTGTGAGGAATACACGCCTGAATTGCAGGCAAAGCTCCTAGGATTGGACATTGCACGTTTGCAGGAGCCTGTTCTCGATATAGGCTGCGGATCAGAGGCGCGGCTGGTCGGTTATTTGCGTTCCCTTGGAATTGAGGCTTACGGGACAGATCGGTTGGCTGAAAAAGGAACAGGTGTTACTCAGGGCGATTGGCTGGAGACAACCTTCAAGGAAGGAGAATGGGGAACGATTATCTCTCATATGGCGTTCTCCAATCATTTTATACATCATCATCTGAAAGCGGATGGCCATATTCACGAATACGCCCACAAATATATGGAATTGCTAAGGGCAATCCGGCCGGGAGGAAGCTTTATTTACAGTCCGTGCCTTCCTTTTATGGAAAAGCTTTTGGATATCCAAGCTGGTTATCGAGTAGAGTATATCCAGTCATCTAAAGGTTATGAAGCTACGAAAATAAAACGATTAGTTCATAATGGCTAAGGGTATTCAAAGGTAAAAAGCAGAGTATGGAGGTGGCGTAAAATGAACATAGAAACAGCGATTGCGACTGCCGCACAGGCTCACCAGGGACAGACGGACAAGGGCGGTCAGCCTTATATTTTCCACCCCCTTCAGGTCATGAACCGCGTAGAGCATATGGATGAAAAAATAGTAGCCGTGCTGCATGATGTGCTGGAGGATACAGAGGTCACAGCGGATCAACTGAAAGAAGCGGGCTTTGGCAAACATATCATTGAAGCAGTGGAAGGACTCACTCGGAACGAGGGAGAGGAGTACAGCGATTTTATACGCCGAGCCAAAAACAATCCATTGTCCAGAGCAGTGAAAATAGCGGATATTCAGGAAAATATGAATCTGGATCGCATCCCTCATCCCACGGAGAAGGATACAGCACGAATAGAAAAGTATAGGCAGGCGCTACAAGAGCTTTTGGATTGAACCCATTTTAAGGAAAAGTAACTAAATTATTCATGTCCCAAGGCTACAGCATCACCACCATTCGGCAAATTGCAGAGGCGGAGCAGATTGGGCGAGGATACATGAATGACATTATTTTAAATTTGGGCACACCCAAATGTTTGGCAACCCAGGTATGTATGATTGAAGAATTATCACGGAGAAAGGCGGGACTTTAGTCCTTTTATTTGTCAGAGTTCATCTTTTAATGGTAGTATAAGGATAGATATTACTCTATTTGGGATTCTATTAACAATGATTATCCTATGGATAACCGTAATTTTCAGAATAGATTAAACCATATTTTCCTAAATGCCGATATATCTGAATGAGGCGAAAACACACTGTTATTGTACCCGTCCATAAAAAGGAAGTATATGATTGGGTTAGGAGAGTAGAAGAAGTGTCGGATCTGTATACGAAAAAAGAAGTAGAGGATTATGTAACGAACGTAGTTCTTGAACGGCCTTTAAGTGTAAGTATTGCAGCCATTTTACTGATTTTTAATGGAGCGCTTTTGTTGGTGACACAGCTGTTGACGCTTAATGCGTTGAATGAGGCTTCTACGCTGGTGGGGATTTGCAGGGGGATGTTTCAAGGGTTCATCGCTTTGCTCGGTTTGTCAGGGGCAACTGCGGGTGTGGGGATGCTATTTGGTAAGAAGTGGGCCTGGTGGCTGGCTGTATTTTATTTTACATATGAAACGATGCGTTATACGTGTGCGATCCTGTTAATTCCGGATGTACCTCCAATGTTGGGGGGCGTACATCTAAGTCCTGCCCTGTACTACGTAAAGTATGGTATGCGTATTGTGTGGAATTTGCTGTTTACGGTGTATATGTGTCGTAGTACGGTGAGTGGATTTTTTCAAACAAGTGGACTAAACAAGTGGAAAGCATGTATTTTATTATTTTCAATCAATGGGGTGATGGTGGGGATCGGCTGGTGGCTGATGAATTAGCATCTTCATATATAGGAAGGAGATCAATGATGAAAAAGGAAATGAAGCCTTCATTGACCAGTTAACGAAGGCTTCAGACGGTTGTTGCTCAAAAGTGGTTTTACCGAGGTTTTCTCGACGCTGTTATTTTTGTCATCCTTCGAGAAGGATATCGTGCGGATTGGTAATTTTACAAATATCCTTTTTCTCCGTAAGGCTGAAGTCGATCAAGCCAGGTCTGCTCCAGCTTGGACAGCGCATCCTTGACATCGAAGAACTCCGAATCTTTTTTCTTCAAAAGTTCCAGCACCTCAAACTCAAATGCATCTTCGCCATACTCATTCCATTCCCGTTGCAGCTGTTGGTTCTGACAAGTTCCCATTTGTAACTCAAACCGACGACCGTTCA from Paenibacillus sp. FSL R10-2782 includes the following:
- a CDS encoding class I SAM-dependent methyltransferase — protein: MTVAQLNRLIDGQILYNQHRSLFYMHEGNALMGPSPEMTYWLTQRSPELLLMLQSLKRQHEYTAFVTGVAVKTLHQFVSVNQYIHFHSDHLDELTQLYDRLFTRIQKLFQNQAMNESMLNLLLQQHYGHLRDFLIRTNGRTMFAKYAESEYTFWIPCEEYTPELQAKLLGLDIARLQEPVLDIGCGSEARLVGYLRSLGIEAYGTDRLAEKGTGVTQGDWLETTFKEGEWGTIISHMAFSNHFIHHHLKADGHIHEYAHKYMELLRAIRPGGSFIYSPCLPFMEKLLDIQAGYRVEYIQSSKGYEATKIKRLVHNG
- a CDS encoding HAD family hydrolase — encoded protein: MSIEAIIFDLDNTLIHRKQAFAAYTERFVERFIVVEDPASRSAIVEHIRLADQDGYRDKRELYTELHADLKLKNPDTTVQEMLGFWYGEFHKFTVLMDGAKEVLSELRSRGLKLGIITNGSLRTQQAKINRVMLKDYFDSIIVSGGVRVEKPNPRIFELSLSELEITDPGNVWYVGDHPTNDIRGAQSAGLHTIWLEGFMSWQETGIVPDYRIGSLREIIGWLDHASYSGNMEEGAS
- a CDS encoding SGNH/GDSL hydrolase family protein yields the protein MIGLCAGFSLLFATIIVPGQALAVKQLAGPLRFDFGPGSVATGYTQVTAKDAYTPERGYGFTDLSKVKEEDRGGNDAIRSDFVRVQGSSFVVNLPPADYTLSLIAGDTDGSTDISVKAESIVKVEPTTKTAGQFVEATFELALIDGQLELYFSGNDPKINALVITPKETRTQSEHPSVYLAGDSTVQTYKASMKPQAGWGQMIAPFFTDEATFVNRSIGGRSTKTFLVQGRLDDILRTIRPGDYVLIQFGHNDAAINNQERYVSPADYKVYLKTYIQGATQRGATPVLITPVGRRDYDAASASYRISFPEYVQAMKETASETGVALVDLSQLSVAYYNTLGPEGTLPLFLHLEPGVYPAFPDGVKDDTHFQEYGAGQIARLVAQGIRQLNIPLSSYVRTNNPQ
- a CDS encoding GIY-YIG nuclease family protein is translated as MNRRKELVQQYMEIKTEAGIYCIRNTHNGKIFVAGTPNLKSLNGRRFELQMGTCQNQQLQREWNEYGEDAFEFEVLELLKKKDSEFFDVKDALSKLEQTWLDRLQPYGEKGYL
- a CDS encoding GNAT family N-acetyltransferase → MSKEQANQTSPMLLSFPEQFQTERLTIRAPQWGDGATVNEAIRESVDELRPWLPFARNLPTPEESEIRSRQARLKFLDRSDMMLYVFETVSGAFVASSGLHRIDWAARKFEIGYWLRTSCTGKGMITEAVHGITDFAIQHLEANRLEIRCDSRNTRSAKVAERAGFTLEGILRNVEYDEEGTLASQMIFAKVRGIEF
- a CDS encoding DUF2809 domain-containing protein, whose product is MGRTRKSVDVDRKTIWKVGAEFRWKARAMYLAAVLVAILLGLGSRTFSSRLPEFVANHFGDALWACMIYFGLRMLWVDRRVSVALWGSLLFCFAIEFSQMYQAPWINSIRATTLGGLVLGKGFLTADLVRYTAGIAVSWALDQGYRRLAGITTRIDDDESFE
- a CDS encoding HD domain-containing protein, with product MNIETAIATAAQAHQGQTDKGGQPYIFHPLQVMNRVEHMDEKIVAVLHDVLEDTEVTADQLKEAGFGKHIIEAVEGLTRNEGEEYSDFIRRAKNNPLSRAVKIADIQENMNLDRIPHPTEKDTARIEKYRQALQELLD